In Actinomycetota bacterium, the genomic window ACATAGGTCTTCGAGTTCGTTGTTCACGCGAGCAAGCTGACAGTCGTCTTCGTGGATGAACTCGAACCCGCGGAACTTCGAGGGCACGTTCGCCCCTTGCCCGCGAGCGCCCCGGAGCCAATCCTCGGGAGCCTCCCCCATGTCCTTCGCGATGGCGCCGCAGAGTGGACACCTGCCCGTAAGCATCTCGTCGGACTTCCACCCGAGAAGCTGGTCGACGCGGATGCAGGCTTGGTCCCGGTCCATCTAACCCGCCCGTCCTTTGCGTCCCGGCGCGAGGAAGCCCCGGCGTCGGGCCTCGCGGATCCAGCGGTGAACGGTCGTCTCGGGGACCCTGTTCGCCTCCGCGAGCGCAGGGGCTGGTCGGACGCCATTCGCCACGAGGCGCCGGTACAACCCGCCAACCGTCACGTAGAAGTCATCGGGCTTACGATGCCCGGGCGTCGAGGGAAGCCGGAGCTCGCGCTTCGTCGGCACCGTCTCCCACGAATCCGATTTCTGCGTGACGACACGCTCCGGCCAGTTCCAGGCGAGTTCCGCCCGTTTCACCCACGTCGGAAGCTTCCGAAGATCCTCCCCGCGCAGACCATCCGGCCGCTCGAGGCGCACGCCTACCACCGTCACGCGGCCGTCGATCCGCTCCGTCCTGACCGAAAGCCCTGGATGAACGTCGTGCAGGGGGGTCCAGTCGGTGCCCATGCCCCGAAATATAGCCTGACCCGTATAGGTTCGTCAAGTATCAACCTTGACCGTCCGGCTGACTCATGGTATACCTTCGAATCGACCTATACGGAAGGAGAGGGATGGAACAGCAGCTACTTTCCGTGCCAGACGCCGCCGCGGCGCTCGGCGTCGGCCGGACCACGGTTTTCGCGATGATTGCCGCCGGCAAGATCCCGTCGGTCACCTTGGGCCGGCGTCGGCTCGTCCCGGCCACCGCGATCCGCGAGCTCGCCGAGAGGCTGGTTCGAGAGGCCGCGAATGTTGCGCCGTGATGTCGCGCGCGTTCGGTAAGCGGCAGGCCTGATCCCCCGATGGCATGGCTGAAGCTCGGCGACGAGTTCCCCGTCGAGGGGAAGCGGCTCAGTGACGCCGCCTTCCGAGTCCACGTCGAAGGCCTCTCGTGGGCTATGAAGCACGAGACCGACGGACTCATCGAGACGGTCGATCTCCCCGCCGTGACGCGGTGTCGTCGGCGCCGCGCCGCCGTCGCCGAACTCATCGCGAAAGGCTTCTGGCGGGAACGAGACAGCGAAACCCTCGAAATCCTGCACCATATGCCCCTCCAAGCGTCACCGGAAGAGCTCGAACTTCGACGCCAAAACAGCGCTTCGAGACAGCGAAGGCTCCGACATCAACGTCTCGGTTTGGACGCACCACAACACGCCCCACCTGCGGATGCGCCCTCGCGTAACGCCGTGACTAACACCGTGACTAACACCGTGAGTCGCGCTGGCCAGACCAGTCCAGGCCAGGCCCGTAAGGGCCGAAGGCCAAGGACTGGAGAACGGCCTGCGGGCCGCTCCGCCGGAGGCTCCGCGGCCTCGGCCTCCACGAACAAGAGCGGCAGCGAAAAGAAAACCCCCCGTACGACCATGCGACCAGCAGTACCACCACAACCATGCGAACTCCCCGACCACGACCATCCCGCCCGCGACTGCGATGAACGACGAACCATGGACGGCTGGCTCGCCGAAGAACAACGACAGGAAAAGATCAACCAGGCACGGGCCCGGTACGAGGCTCGGCAGGAGCGGGAGCGGCGGCGCGAGCCGCGACGAAGTGCTCGCGGCCGCTGGTGAAGGCG contains:
- a CDS encoding helix-turn-helix domain-containing protein, whose amino-acid sequence is MEQQLLSVPDAAAALGVGRTTVFAMIAAGKIPSVTLGRRRLVPATAIRELAERLVREAANVAP